A window of the Vibrio ostreae genome harbors these coding sequences:
- the lpxB gene encoding lipid-A-disaccharide synthase — MKKPLRIGIVAGELSGDTLGEGFIKAVKARYPDAEFVGIGGPKMMAQGCQSLFDMEELAVMGLVEVLGRLPRLLKVKAELVKYFTTNPPDVFVGIDAPDFNLRLELDLKQAGIKTVHYVSPSVWAWRQKRIFKIAAATNLVLAFLPFEKAFYDKFNVPCEFIGHTLADAIPFQSDQQAAQQLLGLDPTQRWLAVLPGSRGSEMKMLAEPFIRTCQRLQQSYPDLGFVVALVNQKRREQFEAAWQAIAPELNFVLVDDTARNVITASDVVLLASGTVALECMLLKRPMVVGYRVNAITAFLAKRLLKTKYVSLPNILAEQELVKELLQDDCSVDNLYREVSQLLDSDNRVMLDKFDQMHHWIRKDADKQAAQAVLALIQQ, encoded by the coding sequence GTGAAAAAACCACTACGTATCGGCATTGTGGCAGGTGAGCTATCCGGTGATACCCTGGGTGAGGGCTTCATCAAAGCCGTTAAAGCCCGCTATCCGGATGCCGAGTTTGTCGGCATTGGTGGTCCGAAGATGATGGCCCAAGGCTGTCAGTCTCTGTTTGACATGGAAGAGCTGGCCGTGATGGGGCTGGTGGAAGTGCTTGGACGTCTGCCACGTCTGCTTAAAGTCAAAGCGGAGCTGGTTAAGTATTTTACCACCAATCCGCCGGATGTGTTTGTCGGGATTGATGCGCCGGATTTCAATCTGCGCCTTGAGCTCGATCTTAAGCAGGCCGGGATCAAAACTGTGCACTACGTCAGTCCGTCGGTCTGGGCCTGGCGCCAGAAGCGCATCTTTAAAATTGCGGCTGCGACGAATCTGGTACTGGCGTTTCTGCCGTTTGAAAAAGCTTTCTACGATAAATTCAATGTGCCGTGTGAGTTTATTGGTCATACCCTGGCGGATGCGATTCCTTTCCAGAGTGATCAGCAGGCGGCGCAGCAACTGTTGGGCCTTGATCCGACGCAGCGCTGGCTGGCTGTCCTGCCGGGCAGCCGGGGCAGTGAGATGAAAATGCTGGCCGAGCCGTTTATCCGCACCTGTCAGCGTTTGCAGCAGAGTTATCCGGACCTTGGTTTTGTTGTCGCCCTGGTCAATCAGAAACGGCGTGAACAATTTGAAGCCGCCTGGCAGGCGATAGCACCTGAACTTAATTTTGTTCTGGTCGATGATACCGCGCGTAATGTGATTACGGCATCCGATGTGGTCTTGTTGGCGTCGGGGACGGTCGCGCTGGAGTGCATGCTGCTCAAACGCCCTATGGTAGTGGGTTACCGGGTCAATGCCATTACGGCATTTCTGGCTAAACGACTGCTCAAAACCAAGTACGTTTCGCTGCCGAATATTCTTGCCGAGCAGGAGCTGGTCAAAGAGCTGCTGCAGGATGACTGCAGCGTCGATAACCTCTACCGCGAAGTCAGTCAGTTACTCGACAGCGACAACCGGGTGATGCTGGACAAATTTGACCAGATGCACCACTGGATCCGTAAAGACGCGGACAAACAGGCGGCGCAGGCCGTGCTGGCTCTTATTCAACAGTAA
- the tilS gene encoding tRNA lysidine(34) synthetase TilS, translated as MMDLYAHFSHSLSQHPARHYVLALSGGVDSRVMLELLARYRSQHGILISAVHVHHGLSANADQWAEQCQAWCDVLAVPLRVERVNLDTTQGDSIEQLAREARYTALAGYIDQHSCLLLGQHSDDQLETFLLALKRGSGPKGLASMPRSAVFGQGRLLRPLLTVARSDIEAFAAQQQLAWVEDESNLDTRYERNFLRHEVTPLLTQRWPSIRQAVQRSAELCAEQESVLAELLADALLQAVQADGSLAIESLTRHSAAVRRQLLRAWLDRHGVNMPSRIQTDIIWDEVAQAEQDANPKLKLGLHHIRRFNRRLYCVGLQADVSAWSRQIKPDQVLDLPDDIGQLVLRVAPGGNLRIPAEPEHLRVIFEPQGLSACPVGRAGSRKLKKLFQEYQIPSWQRRRIPILMYQQQVVAVAGLFVERDFSGTDAELLWQQ; from the coding sequence ATGATGGATTTATACGCTCATTTCAGTCATTCCCTGAGTCAGCATCCGGCCCGGCACTATGTGCTCGCGTTGAGTGGTGGCGTTGACTCGCGGGTCATGCTGGAACTGCTGGCACGTTACCGCTCGCAGCACGGCATCCTCATCTCAGCGGTGCATGTGCATCATGGCCTCAGTGCTAATGCCGATCAGTGGGCTGAGCAGTGCCAGGCTTGGTGTGATGTGTTAGCGGTTCCCTTACGCGTTGAGCGGGTCAACCTCGATACAACCCAGGGTGACAGTATTGAACAGCTGGCGCGCGAGGCGCGCTATACGGCGCTGGCCGGGTATATTGACCAACACAGTTGTCTGCTGCTGGGCCAGCACAGTGATGATCAACTGGAAACCTTCTTACTGGCACTTAAGCGCGGTAGCGGTCCGAAAGGACTGGCTTCAATGCCGCGCAGTGCTGTTTTTGGCCAAGGCCGGTTGCTGAGACCTCTGCTCACTGTCGCCAGGAGCGATATAGAAGCGTTTGCTGCGCAGCAGCAGTTAGCCTGGGTCGAAGATGAGAGTAATCTCGATACCCGCTATGAGCGTAATTTTCTCCGTCATGAGGTGACGCCGCTGCTCACTCAGCGCTGGCCCTCGATTCGCCAGGCGGTGCAGCGCAGTGCTGAGCTGTGTGCCGAGCAGGAAAGCGTACTGGCCGAATTACTCGCCGATGCTCTGCTGCAAGCGGTGCAGGCCGACGGAAGCCTGGCTATTGAAAGCCTGACCAGACACAGTGCTGCGGTGCGGCGGCAATTGCTGCGCGCCTGGCTGGACCGACATGGGGTGAATATGCCAAGCCGCATCCAGACAGATATCATCTGGGATGAAGTGGCGCAGGCCGAGCAGGATGCGAATCCTAAGCTAAAATTAGGGCTGCATCATATCCGGCGTTTTAATCGCCGTTTATATTGTGTTGGCCTGCAGGCCGATGTCTCTGCCTGGAGTCGGCAGATTAAGCCCGACCAGGTACTTGATTTACCGGATGATATAGGGCAACTTGTGCTACGTGTTGCACCTGGGGGTAACTTGCGTATTCCCGCCGAACCGGAGCATTTACGGGTTATTTTTGAGCCACAGGGATTATCAGCCTGTCCGGTAGGAAGAGCCGGGTCACGCAAACTGAAAAAGCTGTTTCAGGAGTATCAGATTCCGAGTTGGCAGCGACGGAGGATACCAATACTTATGTATCAGCAACAGGTTGTTGCTGTGGCCGGTCTGTTTGTGGAGCGTGATTTCAGTGGTACCGATGCTGAACTGCTCTGGCAACAGTAA
- a CDS encoding YIP1 family protein, whose amino-acid sequence MTPSGNPLIMLVDIFRSPSDCFAALYQRSLWGWQTYLVLMITPFLFWGAYFDNVNFEWLRQALQAQLTSASPTQLELLQPDPLMASEIISDLVGRTLTILTLALWFRLATKPVAPQMGYWKWFAASSVVLFPAVIGDLASYVSLLLKHGQVMNYAADLNSLNGLIKLPLTSDWAQFAGAFPLLLPWYIVLGYTAVGTWTQLERGQVLVIATLPWLAFYLIWALFIGLS is encoded by the coding sequence ATGACACCTTCAGGTAATCCTTTGATCATGCTGGTGGATATTTTCCGTTCACCGAGCGACTGTTTTGCCGCCCTCTACCAGCGCAGTCTGTGGGGCTGGCAAACCTATCTGGTGTTAATGATTACGCCGTTTCTGTTCTGGGGGGCGTACTTCGATAACGTTAACTTTGAGTGGCTGAGACAGGCTCTGCAAGCACAGCTGACCAGCGCCAGTCCGACGCAGCTGGAATTGCTGCAGCCTGATCCCCTGATGGCCAGTGAAATCATCAGCGATCTGGTGGGGCGGACTCTGACCATTCTGACCCTGGCATTGTGGTTTCGTCTGGCAACAAAACCCGTCGCGCCACAGATGGGCTACTGGAAATGGTTTGCCGCCAGCAGCGTGGTGCTGTTTCCGGCCGTCATTGGTGATTTAGCCAGTTACGTCAGTCTGTTACTTAAGCACGGTCAAGTGATGAACTACGCCGCCGACCTCAATAGCCTCAATGGCCTGATTAAACTGCCACTGACCAGCGACTGGGCTCAGTTTGCCGGCGCTTTCCCGCTGCTGCTGCCCTGGTATATCGTGCTGGGCTATACCGCGGTCGGCACCTGGACTCAGCTTGAACGCGGTCAGGTGCTGGTGATTGCAACTCTGCCCTGGCTGGCGTTTTACCTGATCTGGGCCCTATTTATCGGCTTAAGTTAA
- the accA gene encoding acetyl-CoA carboxylase carboxyl transferase subunit alpha — protein MSLNFLEFEKPIVELEAKIQALRDVSRHGGDTSVDLEKEIEQLEKKSLELKKKIFSDLGAWQVAQMARHPQRPYTLDYIENVFTEFDELAGDRAFADDKAIVGGMARLDGRPVMVIGHQKGRETREKVKRNFGMPKPEGYRKALRLMEMAERFNMPIITFIDTAGAYPGVGAEERGQSEAIAKNLKVMAGLTVPVICNVVGEGGSGGALAIGVGDYVNMLQYSTYSVISPEGCASILWRDSDKAPQAAEAMGLVAPRLKELELIDEIIEEPLGGAHRDHVKTAANMKATLLRQLEDLEKLDQESLLERRYQRLMSYGYC, from the coding sequence ATGAGCCTAAATTTTCTAGAATTTGAAAAACCTATTGTAGAACTTGAAGCTAAGATTCAGGCGCTACGTGATGTTTCCCGTCACGGCGGCGATACTTCAGTCGATCTGGAAAAAGAGATTGAACAGCTAGAAAAGAAAAGCCTGGAGCTTAAAAAGAAAATCTTCAGTGACTTAGGTGCATGGCAAGTGGCGCAGATGGCGCGTCATCCGCAGCGTCCTTACACTCTGGATTACATCGAAAACGTATTCACAGAGTTCGACGAACTGGCTGGTGACCGTGCCTTTGCTGATGATAAAGCGATTGTCGGTGGTATGGCTCGTCTGGACGGCCGTCCGGTGATGGTGATTGGTCACCAGAAAGGTCGTGAGACGCGTGAAAAAGTGAAACGTAACTTCGGTATGCCAAAACCGGAAGGTTACCGTAAAGCGCTGCGTCTGATGGAGATGGCTGAGCGTTTCAACATGCCAATCATCACCTTCATCGATACAGCAGGTGCGTACCCTGGCGTGGGCGCAGAAGAGCGTGGCCAGTCTGAAGCGATTGCGAAAAACCTCAAAGTGATGGCAGGCCTGACGGTACCGGTTATCTGTAACGTTGTCGGTGAAGGTGGTTCAGGTGGCGCACTGGCAATCGGTGTCGGTGACTACGTCAACATGCTGCAATATTCAACGTACTCGGTGATTTCACCAGAAGGTTGTGCCTCGATTCTGTGGCGTGATTCAGACAAAGCCCCTCAGGCTGCAGAAGCGATGGGCCTGGTTGCTCCTCGTCTGAAAGAGCTTGAGCTGATTGATGAAATCATTGAAGAGCCACTGGGTGGCGCGCATCGTGACCACGTCAAGACCGCTGCTAACATGAAAGCGACGCTGTTGCGTCAGCTGGAAGATCTGGAAAAGCTGGATCAAGAGTCTCTGCTTGAGCGCCGCTACCAGCGTCTGATGAGCTACGGTTACTGCTGA
- the rnhB gene encoding ribonuclease HII, translating to MAKKPQQELPPYQIPAGFHCIAGVDEVGRGPLVGDVVTAAVILDPNNPIAGLNDSKKLSEKKRLALLPEIQQKALAWSVGRCSPQEIDELNIFQATMLAMQRAVEGLALQPDLVLVDGNKIPVLPMAAEAVVKGDLRVAQISAASIIAKVVRDQEMEELDKAYPEFGFAQHKGYPTKAHFAAIEQHGVIAEHRRSFGPVKRALGLG from the coding sequence ATGGCGAAAAAACCGCAACAAGAACTTCCTCCGTATCAGATCCCGGCGGGTTTCCATTGTATTGCCGGCGTGGATGAAGTCGGGCGCGGCCCGCTGGTCGGCGATGTGGTGACCGCGGCGGTCATTCTCGATCCTAATAATCCGATTGCCGGACTCAACGACTCGAAGAAATTGTCGGAGAAAAAGCGTCTGGCGTTGCTGCCGGAAATCCAACAAAAAGCGCTGGCCTGGTCGGTCGGTCGTTGCAGCCCGCAGGAAATCGACGAGCTGAATATTTTCCAGGCCACTATGCTGGCAATGCAGCGGGCCGTCGAAGGATTGGCATTACAGCCCGACCTGGTGCTGGTCGACGGCAATAAAATCCCGGTGCTGCCCATGGCGGCTGAAGCCGTGGTCAAAGGTGACTTACGCGTGGCGCAGATCAGTGCCGCGTCGATCATTGCTAAAGTGGTGCGCGATCAGGAGATGGAAGAGCTGGATAAAGCCTATCCCGAATTTGGTTTTGCCCAGCACAAAGGTTATCCGACCAAGGCCCACTTTGCCGCAATTGAGCAACATGGCGTGATTGCCGAGCACCGGCGCAGTTTCGGCCCGGTCAAACGGGCTCTTGGCCTCGGCTAG
- a CDS encoding c-type cytochrome → MKKITMGMMLGLSLLAGNALAAGDAAAGKTKASVCAACHGADGIAVIPGYPNLKGQSEQYIINALNAYKNKERTGGNAMIMQPQASMLSDADIANLAAYYASL, encoded by the coding sequence ATGAAGAAAATTACTATGGGAATGATGTTAGGTTTGAGCCTGCTGGCGGGCAATGCATTGGCTGCCGGTGATGCAGCGGCAGGAAAAACCAAAGCGTCAGTGTGCGCAGCGTGTCACGGCGCAGATGGTATTGCGGTAATTCCGGGCTATCCGAACCTGAAAGGACAGAGCGAGCAATACATCATCAATGCACTGAATGCATACAAAAACAAAGAGCGTACTGGCGGCAATGCTATGATTATGCAGCCTCAGGCATCGATGCTGAGCGATGCGGATATTGCCAACCTGGCGGCTTATTACGCCAGCCTGTAA
- a CDS encoding endonuclease/exonuclease/phosphatase family protein — translation MKKRLVVWGLLLAVLLVPGSFAVLFSVPDKPQLTQADPLTEALPQQCSQYPAHDYLDQNGTLKLVVWNIYKQNRPEWQPVLQELSANANLLLLQEASMSGELHAWLQQKRWQANQVNAFEVLGEPAGVLNAARVAPQQVCAFTALEPWLRLPKSALYALYPLSSGQSLALVNLHAINFTLGTAEYQAQIEQLLGQLQQHQGPVIVAGDFNSWSEERTAWLSQAMTANGLQEVHFNPDQRVRFINGLPLDHVFFKQLSLKTAEAPVSDASDHNPLLVTFTLSE, via the coding sequence ATGAAAAAACGCCTTGTAGTCTGGGGGCTGCTGCTGGCTGTTTTGCTGGTGCCAGGCAGCTTTGCAGTCCTGTTTTCAGTGCCAGATAAGCCACAGTTAACCCAAGCTGATCCCCTTACCGAAGCGTTGCCACAGCAATGCTCTCAGTACCCGGCCCACGATTATCTCGACCAGAATGGTACGCTGAAACTGGTGGTATGGAACATTTACAAGCAGAACCGGCCAGAATGGCAACCGGTGTTGCAGGAGTTGAGTGCGAATGCGAATTTACTCCTGTTGCAGGAGGCGAGTATGAGCGGTGAATTGCATGCCTGGTTGCAGCAAAAGCGCTGGCAGGCCAATCAGGTCAATGCGTTTGAGGTACTTGGCGAGCCAGCGGGCGTGCTGAATGCTGCACGTGTAGCGCCGCAACAGGTGTGCGCCTTTACCGCGCTGGAACCCTGGTTAAGGCTGCCTAAATCAGCCTTATACGCCCTGTATCCACTCAGCTCAGGCCAGAGCCTGGCCCTGGTCAATTTGCATGCGATTAACTTTACCTTAGGTACCGCAGAGTATCAGGCTCAGATTGAGCAACTGCTCGGTCAGCTTCAGCAGCATCAGGGGCCGGTTATCGTCGCCGGTGATTTTAACAGCTGGAGTGAGGAGCGGACGGCATGGCTCAGTCAGGCAATGACGGCAAACGGGTTACAGGAAGTGCACTTTAATCCCGATCAACGGGTCCGTTTTATTAACGGTTTGCCACTCGATCACGTGTTTTTTAAACAGCTCAGTCTGAAAACGGCAGAGGCGCCCGTTTCGGACGCCTCTGATCATAACCCTTTGCTGGTGACATTTACCTTGAGCGAGTAA
- the glnB gene encoding nitrogen regulatory protein P-II: MKKIEAIIKPFKLDDVREALAEVGITGMTVSEVKGFGRQKGHTELYRGAEYMVDFLPKVKLEIVVTEDVADRCVETIIETAQTGKIGDGKIFITEVERVVRIRTGEEDEDAV; this comes from the coding sequence ATGAAAAAAATCGAAGCCATTATCAAGCCATTTAAACTCGATGATGTTCGTGAAGCTCTGGCTGAAGTCGGTATTACCGGTATGACGGTCTCTGAAGTGAAAGGGTTTGGCCGTCAGAAAGGCCATACCGAGCTGTACCGCGGCGCTGAGTACATGGTCGATTTCCTGCCGAAAGTGAAACTGGAAATTGTCGTGACAGAAGATGTAGCAGACCGTTGTGTTGAAACCATCATCGAAACCGCTCAAACCGGCAAAATTGGTGATGGTAAGATCTTCATTACTGAAGTGGAGCGCGTTGTGCGTATCCGTACTGGCGAAGAAGACGAAGACGCGGTTTAA
- the dnaE gene encoding DNA polymerase III subunit alpha: protein MSDPKFIHLRVHSDFSMVDGLSKVPPLVKKVAAMGMPAMALTDFTNLCGLVKFYGTAHGCGIKPIVGADFAVRSDEFGDELTRITVLAKNNQGYKNLTLLISDAYLRGHVQHQPVIDKEWLVKYSEGLILLSGAKSGDIGRALLKGNQALVEKCVEFYQTHFADHFYLELVRTGRADEESYLHFALELAEQTDLPVVATNDVVFLEPEQFDAHEIRVAIHDGYTLEDPRRPKNYSAQQYLRSEEEMCNLFADIPEALENSVEIAKRCNVTVRLGEYFLPAFPTEGMLETEFLVKKSQQGLEERLEFLFPDPAVRAERRPAYDERLEIELQVINQMGFPGYFLIVMEFIQWSKDNDIPVGPGRGSGAGSLVAYALKITDLDPLEYDLLFERFLNPERVSMPDFDVDFCMDKRDLVIDHVAEMYGRDAVSQIITFGTMAAKAVIRDVGRVLGHPFGFVDRISKMIPPDPGMTLEKAFKAEPALPELYEADEEVKELIDMCRILEGCTRNAGKHAGGVVISPTSITDFAPLYCDAEGHHPVTQFDKNDVEYAGLVKFDFLGLRTLTIIDWALGLINPRREKAGEAPVRIESIPLADPASFRVLQNSETTAVFQLESRGMKELIKRLQPDCFEDIIALVALFRPGPLQSGMVDNFIDRKHGREAISYPDEKWQHESLKEILEPTYGIILYQEQVMQIAQVLAGYTLGGADMLRRAMGKKKPEEMAKQRAIFQSGAENNGVDGELAMKIFDLVEKFAGYGFNKSHSAAYALVSYQTLWLKTHYPAEFMAAVMTADMDNTEKVVGLVDECMRMGLTVLPPDINSGLYRFNVDDAGAIVYGIGAIKGVGEGPIEAILEARSQGGYFKDLFDFCARIDLKKVNKRVIEKLILAGAMDRLGPHRAALMASLSDAVKSASQHHQAEAFGQTDMFGVLTDAPEEVEQKYTQVDEWPEKVWLEGERETLGLYLTGHPINAYLKELNKYTSCRLNEATPTRRDQSVTVAGLVIAARVMTTKRGNRIGIMTIDDRSGRMEVMLFSDALDRYADLLETDKILVISGQVSFDDFNGGLKMSAREVMDLGSAREKYARGLSVSIEQSQINEQFFERFSHILEPHRAGTVPVNVYYQRPDARARLTLGTEWRVTPSDTLLDELKQLLGKDQVELEFN, encoded by the coding sequence ATGTCAGACCCAAAGTTTATCCACTTACGTGTTCACAGTGATTTCTCCATGGTTGACGGCCTGTCAAAAGTGCCGCCGCTGGTGAAAAAAGTGGCAGCAATGGGCATGCCGGCAATGGCCCTGACCGACTTCACCAACTTATGTGGTCTGGTGAAATTCTATGGCACTGCGCATGGCTGTGGTATCAAGCCGATTGTCGGCGCTGACTTTGCCGTGCGTTCTGACGAGTTTGGCGATGAGCTGACCCGCATTACTGTCCTGGCCAAAAATAATCAAGGCTACAAAAATCTGACCCTGCTGATCTCCGACGCGTATCTGCGTGGTCATGTACAGCACCAGCCGGTGATTGATAAAGAGTGGCTGGTGAAATATTCCGAAGGCCTGATCCTGCTGTCCGGTGCGAAAAGCGGTGATATCGGCCGTGCGCTACTGAAAGGCAATCAGGCCCTGGTGGAGAAATGCGTCGAGTTTTACCAGACCCATTTTGCTGACCATTTTTATCTTGAACTGGTACGTACCGGACGTGCCGATGAAGAGAGTTATCTGCATTTTGCCCTTGAACTGGCTGAACAGACCGACCTGCCGGTAGTGGCGACCAACGACGTGGTATTTCTTGAACCGGAACAGTTCGATGCCCATGAAATCCGGGTCGCGATTCACGATGGTTACACCTTAGAAGACCCGCGCCGGCCAAAGAACTACAGCGCGCAACAGTATCTGCGCAGTGAAGAAGAGATGTGCAATCTGTTTGCCGATATTCCGGAAGCGCTGGAAAACAGTGTCGAGATTGCCAAGCGTTGTAACGTGACCGTGCGTCTGGGCGAATATTTCCTGCCGGCATTCCCGACCGAGGGGATGCTGGAAACCGAATTCCTGGTCAAAAAGTCTCAGCAAGGTCTCGAAGAGCGTCTGGAATTCCTGTTTCCGGATCCTGCCGTGAGAGCCGAGCGTCGCCCGGCTTATGATGAGCGTCTGGAGATCGAGCTGCAGGTGATCAACCAGATGGGATTCCCGGGTTACTTCCTGATCGTAATGGAGTTCATCCAGTGGTCGAAAGATAATGATATTCCGGTAGGCCCGGGGCGGGGCTCAGGTGCCGGTTCTCTGGTGGCTTACGCACTGAAAATCACCGATTTGGATCCGCTTGAATACGATTTGCTGTTCGAACGCTTCCTTAACCCGGAGCGGGTATCCATGCCCGATTTCGACGTCGATTTCTGTATGGATAAGCGCGATCTGGTGATCGATCACGTGGCGGAAATGTACGGTCGTGATGCGGTATCACAGATCATCACCTTTGGTACCATGGCGGCGAAAGCGGTAATTCGCGATGTGGGCCGGGTGCTGGGCCACCCGTTTGGTTTTGTCGATCGCATCTCGAAAATGATCCCGCCAGATCCTGGTATGACGCTGGAAAAAGCGTTTAAAGCCGAACCAGCTTTGCCGGAGCTGTACGAAGCCGACGAAGAAGTTAAAGAACTGATCGATATGTGTCGCATTCTGGAAGGGTGTACACGTAACGCCGGTAAACACGCGGGCGGGGTGGTGATTTCCCCGACCTCGATTACCGATTTCGCGCCTTTGTATTGTGATGCCGAAGGCCACCATCCGGTGACTCAGTTTGACAAGAACGACGTCGAATATGCCGGTCTGGTTAAGTTTGACTTCCTTGGCCTGCGTACCCTGACCATCATCGACTGGGCGCTGGGGCTGATTAACCCGCGGCGTGAAAAAGCCGGTGAGGCGCCGGTGCGTATCGAGTCAATTCCGCTGGCGGATCCGGCCTCGTTCCGGGTATTGCAAAACTCAGAAACCACCGCGGTATTCCAGCTCGAATCGCGCGGGATGAAAGAGCTGATTAAACGTCTGCAGCCGGACTGTTTTGAAGACATCATCGCACTGGTTGCTCTGTTTCGCCCCGGCCCGCTGCAATCGGGCATGGTAGATAACTTTATCGACCGTAAGCATGGTCGTGAAGCCATTTCCTATCCGGATGAAAAATGGCAGCACGAGTCGCTGAAAGAGATCCTGGAGCCGACCTACGGCATCATTCTCTATCAGGAACAGGTGATGCAGATCGCCCAGGTTCTGGCTGGCTACACCCTGGGTGGTGCGGACATGCTGCGCCGGGCGATGGGTAAGAAAAAGCCGGAAGAGATGGCCAAACAGCGGGCTATTTTCCAGTCAGGCGCTGAAAATAACGGTGTTGACGGCGAACTGGCAATGAAAATCTTCGATCTGGTGGAAAAATTTGCCGGATACGGGTTTAACAAATCGCACTCAGCCGCCTATGCTTTAGTATCGTACCAGACGCTATGGCTCAAAACTCACTACCCGGCCGAGTTCATGGCAGCGGTCATGACCGCGGATATGGACAACACCGAGAAAGTGGTTGGTCTGGTCGATGAGTGCATGCGCATGGGGCTGACCGTGCTGCCACCGGACATCAACTCCGGTCTGTACCGGTTTAACGTCGATGATGCCGGCGCGATTGTCTATGGTATCGGGGCGATTAAAGGTGTTGGTGAAGGCCCGATTGAAGCGATTCTTGAAGCGCGTAGTCAGGGCGGTTATTTTAAGGATCTGTTTGATTTCTGCGCGCGGATTGACCTGAAAAAAGTCAACAAACGGGTGATTGAGAAGCTGATTCTGGCCGGTGCGATGGACCGCCTCGGGCCGCATCGCGCAGCGCTGATGGCCTCATTAAGCGATGCGGTGAAATCAGCCAGTCAGCATCACCAGGCCGAAGCGTTTGGTCAGACCGATATGTTTGGTGTCCTGACCGATGCGCCGGAAGAGGTGGAGCAGAAATACACTCAGGTCGATGAATGGCCGGAAAAAGTGTGGCTGGAAGGGGAACGCGAGACATTGGGTCTTTACCTGACGGGGCATCCGATTAATGCTTACCTGAAGGAACTCAATAAGTACACCAGTTGTCGATTGAATGAGGCCACGCCAACCCGACGCGATCAGTCGGTGACTGTGGCCGGTCTGGTCATCGCAGCACGGGTCATGACCACCAAACGCGGTAACCGGATTGGTATCATGACGATTGATGATCGTAGTGGCCGGATGGAAGTGATGTTATTTTCCGATGCGCTGGATCGCTATGCAGATTTGTTAGAAACAGATAAAATTTTGGTCATTTCCGGACAGGTCAGCTTTGATGACTTCAACGGTGGCCTTAAAATGTCGGCGCGCGAAGTCATGGACTTGGGCAGCGCGCGTGAAAAATATGCCCGAGGCTTGTCGGTTTCGATTGAGCAATCGCAGATCAATGAGCAGTTTTTTGAGCGCTTTAGTCACATCTTAGAGCCTCACCGAGCAGGGACTGTCCCTGTCAATGTATACTACCAGCGCCCAGATGCGCGAGCACGCCTGACGTTAGGCACCGAGTGGCGTGTCACTCCAAGCGATACATTGTTAGACGAATTAAAACAGTTGCTTGGCAAAGACCAGGTAGAACTCGAATTTAACTAA